One Alkalinema sp. FACHB-956 genomic window, GAGCTGGATGGGTTGAAGCGCAGGTTTACTCACAGATTCAATCTCTAGTCCCTAATAGAATGCTAAATTAACTGCTTTTTCTGGATTCTTGTAAAAACTCTCTATTTTTTTAAGCCTGAGTAGTTACCTGTAGACTTGGATCTCAACTGCAAATAGCTCCAATAACCGATCCCTGCTAAAGCTAGCAATAGACCCGAACTCATGATCCAACGAGTCCCCCTTCGGGTGAATGTCTCCTTCATTAGTTTTCCCTGAACCAAATATCTCGATTGTATGATCCTTAAAATTCTTTATAAGACAATTTATGGTGTTCAGGTGACTACGATCACTCAATCGATCTGATTTCTAGAGAAATGTCTACTTTGTGGAGGTGGACACGTACTCACTATCACCCTTATACGGGTGATAGTGATTGATCGACGATTCTTTTCAGAGTGCTATCTACATGATATGAATGTAATTTTATTACCTTCTTTATAGCTATTTTTACGGATACACGGATATAACTTACCCAATATTTCGTACATTGCGCAAAATTCAATTGCAATTTATACTTCCAAATTCATGCTTCTCTTTGTGTAATGCTGGAGAAGCAGCCTGGTAGGGCTTAGTTGGTTCTATCGTGGTTTTGCCCACAATTCAAATTTTTGCTCTTTGGATCTATATGGTTTGGATCTAATTTTGATCGAATACTGAGGCATAAATAAACATGCTAGGCCAAAATCAAGCATTGATTGATTTTGGCCTAGCCCAGCGATCGCGCCCTGCCTAACAAGTTTCCCTGTAGGAAGTTTACAATCGCTATTGGGTGACCCATTTAAAAGGCCAATTTCAGGCTCAAAGCTAAGGCACAAAGCGGACGAATTTGTTTTTACCGAATTGCAATACCTGGCCATACAATTCCGCTGCGCTGTCGAAGCTCAGGTTGGGGTCGCTGGCCTTTTCCCCACTCAGCTTGACGCCCCCCCCTTGGATTTGCCGACGGGCATCGGAACTGCTTTTGCACAGCCCCGCCGCACTGGTCAAGTAAAACAACTTCACCGGAAATTCAATCGCCGCCAAGGAAAATTCCGGCACCGATTCCGCCTGGGTACTGCCCCCGACCAAATTGGCCGCATCCCGCTGCGCCTGTTCCGCCGCTGCTGCCCCGTGGTACTGACTCACCACGTCCAAGGCCAGCAATTTCTGTTGCTCGCGGGGATTGTCCGGCAAGGTTGAGCGATCGAGCTTGGTCAGCAACGTGAAATAGTTTGCCAACAAACTATCGGGCGTCTTTTCCAGCTTGGAGTACATGGTTAACGCATCTTCCGTCAGGGCCACGTAGTTGTTGAGGGATTTCGACATCTTCTGGACGCCATCCGTGCCCAACAAAATTGGCATCAGCAAACCAAACTGAGGTCGCTGCCCAAAATGCCGTTGCAAATCCCGACCCACAGCAATATTGAACTTCTGATCCGTCCCGCCCAGTTCCACATCCGCCTGCACCGCCACAGAGTCAAACCCCTGCATCAACGGATAGAGAAATTCATGGAGAAAAATCGGATTCCCCTTTTCGTAGCGTTCGGAAAAGCCTTCCTTGGCTAACATTTGACCGACGGTCATCGTGCCCAGCAGTTCTAAAATCTTGCTCAGATCCAACCCTGATAACCATTCAGAGTTGTAACGAATTTCTAAGCGACCGGGGGTATCAAAATCGAGAATTGGTCGCACTTGATCCAGGTATGTCTTGGCATTGGCCGCGACATCCGCTTCCGTCAACTGCTTCCGCACCTCTGATTTGCCCGTCGGATCCCCGATGCGCGCCGTAAAGTCCCCAATAATCAGCACTGCGGTATGGCCCGCGTCCTGAAACGCCCGCAGTTTGCGCACCGGAATGCTATGTCCTAGGTGAATATCTGATCCCGTCGGATCGATGCCTAGCTTGATTCGCAAAGGCCGATCGCTCTGCAAAAGGCGCTGTTCTAAATTCTCATCCGGATTTGTGGAGTCCGGTTGCGAAGGAAAAATTTCACTGGTGCCACGATGAAGCCAAGCAAAGTCGGTCATAGCCGTTCCGATCGAAAGTAAACGCTGTATAGTTCTAAACCCATGGAGTAGGCGGAGTAGTAGGCGGACTGCTGACCCATGGCTCGCAGGTGTCTGCCGAGCGAATAACCGCCTGACTGCATTCCCTTAGCCAGCCTACTATAATTAGTGCAAGCTTTCGTGAAAGCTAGTCAGTGCAAGCTGTGAGAACCAACCCACCTGGTAAACGCACAACGGGTCAACCAATCATGATGAGACGAGGGGGCAGACGAAGGGGGCGATTACCATTTGGGACAGTGAACGGCCCTGCGATCGACCCTCACCCAAAGGCCGATCCACCCTGTGTTCCCCGTAAAAAACTGTGCCGAGCCTTCCACCTTCGTCTATCCTACTGTCACCCCACCTAAACTGTCCCTGTGCTGAGCTCCCCTGCCTGAATGCCACTAACCATCGGAGTTAGCCACCAGCGAGATGACTTAGCCACCAGCGCAATTATTGGCGCAATCATTAGCGATCAGCGCATCTAGCCAGCGTGTAGCCGCTTGTTCAACCCGACATTGCTAAGAGAGAAACCATCGTGTCGTCCAACACCTTTCCCAGCCAACCCCAAAACAGTGATTCCCCCTTCCAATTTCTGGGAGCAGTCACCAAGGTTACGGGTGCCACGTTGTTGGGCATTACCATGCTAACCAGTTCTGTGATTGCGGGTGGGCTGGTCGGACTCGCAATCAGTTTTCGCAATTTGCCCGATGTCCGGGTGCTGCGGAACTATACCCCCAGCGAAACCACCCACATCTACGATATCAAAGGCAAACCCTTGGCCAGCTTGCACGGAGAAGCTAACCGAGAGGTCATGCCACTCAACCATTTTTCGCCTCACTTGAAGCGGGCCGTGCTGGCGATCGAAGATAGCTATTTTTTCACCCATAAAGGGGTTAATCCCAGTTCCGTGGGTCGGGCACTGAAGGCCAATTTTTCCAAGGGCGAAACCGTGGAAGGGGGATCAACCCTGACGATGCAGTTGGTGAAGAACCTGTTTCTCTCGCCGCAGCGGGCCTTTAGTCGGAAAGTTGCGGAAGCAGTGCTGGCATTGCGGATTGAACAGGTGTTCTCTAAAGATCAAATTTTTGAAATGTACCTCAATCAGGTCTATTGGGGTCATAACACCTATGGTGCAGAAACCGCAGCCCGGAGTTACTTTGGGAAATCAGCCTCGGAGTTGAATCTGGCAGAATCGGCGATGATGGCGGGACTGATTCAGGCTCCTGAAGCGCTGAGCCCCTTTCTGGATATGAAGGCGGCGACGCGGCGACAACACATCGTGTTGCAACGGATGAAGGATCTCCAGTGGATTACGGAAGCGGAAGAAAAGGAAGCGCGTAATTATTCCATTAAGCTTGGCAAAATTACCTCCTTCCAACGCAGCGAAATTCCCTACGTAACCGAGGCGATCGTCCAAGAACTCACGAAAAAATTTGGCCGAGATATGATCCTCAAGGGAGGACTTCGGATCCAAGCAACGATCGATACTAAGTTGCAACGGATTGCCGAAGAAACGGTGCGGCGAGGAATTCAAAACCTGAATGGCAGCGGAGTCTATGCCGATCAAATGGCGTTGGTTTCGGTCGATCCCCGGACTCATTACGTGAAGGCGATGGTCGGCGGTGTGGACTACAAGAAGAGTCAATACAACCGAGCCACCCAAGCGCTGCGCCAACCGGGATCTTCGTTCAAGCCCTTTGTGTACTACGCGGCCTTCGCCAGTGGGAAATATGCACCAGATTCTACGGTGATGGATACCCCCGTTGGCTATCCCGATGGCTATGACATGTACTATCCCCAGAACTACGATCGCACCTTCTCCGGGGCGATCAGCATTCGGCGAGCGCTGGAAGTGTCCCGCAACATCCCGGCGGTGCGCCTTGGCCAAGAGGTGGGGTTAAATAAGGTGGTGGAAATCTGCCGCAGCATTGGGATTAAAAGTCCGATCGATCCGGTGATTTCCCTGCCCCTCGGCTCAGTGGATATCACCCCACTGGAAATGGCCAATGCCTACGCGACCTTTGCTAGCAACGGTTGGTATGCTGATCCGACGTTAATTGCGCAGGCGACGGATAGTCGAGGGGCGATCGTGTTAGACAACCGCCCGAAACCCCGCTTAGTGCTGGATTCCTGGTCAGCGGCAGCGGTAAATGACGTGTTGCAAGGGGTGATTACCCGAGGGACTGCCACTTCGGCCAACATTGGCCGTCCAGCGGCGGGTAAAACAGGAACCACCTCATCGGAACGGGATATCTGGTTTGTTGGTTATGTCCCGCAGCTTTCCACCGCCGTTTGGGTTGGGAATGATGACTATTCACCCTTGGGGTATGGAGCGACCGGGGGAACGTTTGTCGCCCCGATTTGGCGGGACTTTATGGCCCAAGCGGTGAAGGATCTGCCTGTGGAACGCTTTAGACCGCCTTCGGATTTTCCCCGGCCTTAGCGTTTTTACCCAGCATTTCCCATGGGAGAACCGTTTTGCCGGGGAGAACCGTCTTGCTGACATCCTGACCCAGCAGGTGAAGGAGAGCGAAGGTTAATGTTAGGCTTAATCCAGCAAAACTAATGTACTTCTTTTGGGCAGTCTGTCCTCAAGTTACTGGGTGGGGAGGGTGTTGAGCCATGCTGGACTTTAATCAACTTGCGCGGCAAATGCAGGGCATCAGCCAACATCTCGTCACGGAGTCTACGGCGCTGCGGCAGAAGTTGGACTATGCCAAGATATTGATGGAGCAAGCGCAACTCTGCCAAACGGAATTGGTGGAACGGCAGGCCCAATGGCACGATCGCTTAGTTTTTACCGCCGCCGTGCCGATCGAACCCTTGGAGACTCGGCAGGAAATTGCGATCGCCCCGTCGGCCCACACGGTGATTGCCACGGATGGTTCCCAAATTTCCCCCAGCCACCATGAAATTGCCTATTGCTATCTGATTAACATTGGCCGAATTATTTTGTATTACGGCCAGGGAAAACAGCCCTTACTAGATAGCTTGCCGGAAGTCTTTTATCGTCCCGAAGATCTCTACGTTTCCCGGCAGTGGGGCATTCGCACAGAGGAGTGGATGGGCTATTGTCGCACAGTTTCCGAGACCCAGGTATTGGCGGAATTGGCCCAGGCGATCGTGCATCCCGCCTCAATGCAGATGGATGATTGGGGCGAGATCGATCGGGTGACGGGTGATGTAGACAACCATCAGCTTTCTCTGTTGAATGCCATTGAGGGCGCTAGCTTAGATGCCCTATCTCACCCAAAACCGCTGGAAGCTCAGCCAAGCCAGCCATCGAGTCCCATCGAGTCCCAAAGTCCCAAAGTCCCATCGAGTCTGCAAGTGCCGACGATCGCACTCGTGGACGGGTCGTTAATTTACTGGTTTTTGGAACCCTTACCCACGGAAGCACGCGATCGCATTCTGCAACCGATTTTGCAGGCATGGCAGCAGTTGCGATCGCTGAAGATTCCGCTGGTGGGTTATGTCAGTGCCTCCCGCAGTGGCGAAGCGCTGAATTTCCTACGGTTACAAACCTGTCCCTACCAGACGCCGGATTGTTTAAACCATTGCAGCCAGTTGCCGGATAAATTGCCCTGCCAAGTGCTTGATCCGGTGCGGGATGTCGCCCTGTGGTCGCAGCTATTGGAACCGGGGCAGCGCAGTCCCCTGTGGCGTAGTTCTGCGCGAATTCAGGACTTCTATGGAGACCAAGGCATTTATTTTTGTTACCTGCATGTGGGCAGTGAGGTGGCACGGGTGGAAGTGCCGGAATGGGTGGCGATCGAGCCTGAAATGCTCAATACGGCGTTGAGTTTGGTGCTCACCCAAGTACAAAAGGGCTATGGCTATCCGGTGGCGCTGGCCGAAGCCCACAATCAGGCGGTGGTGCGTGGGGGCGATCGATCGCGTTTTTTTGCGTTGTTAGAGCAGCAAATGATTAAAGCAGGGCTGCGTAACGTGGGAACGTCCTATAAGGAAGCCCGCAAACGGGGCAGTATTGCCTAGCCTCCATTGATCCTGAAGTAAGACCGTATGATTCTGAAGCAAGACCGCAGTCCCATTAATGCTTGAAATTGCAGATCAATAAAATTGCAGATCAACAAAGCTAGGGTAATACCAAATCAACCTGTGATTGCAACCCATGACGATCCCCCTAAATCCCCCTTAAAAAGGGGGACTTTGAAAGAATTTGACTAAATTCCCCCCTTTTTAAGGGGGGCTAGGGGGGGATCGGATCTGTAGCATTGATAAATCAATTTGGTATAAGGCGATCGCAGTCTCAACCATTCGATCTCGCTTACCCTAGTTGTTTCTAGGCTTTTGTAATCACTTTACCGATGTAGTTGCTTTACCAATGTAGTTGCTTTACCAATGTAGTTACTTTACCAATGTAGTTACTTTACCGAAGTCAGTCGCGGTAACTTGTAACATTTACGCTACCAATTTGAAGCGTGGGAATCGTCGTTGCTATCTCCACTATAGGGTTGTACCCCCGTTGCAGGATAATCATCATCATTCAGGCCAAACACACGACTGAGCGCATCGGACATAAAACTAATCACGTTAGCGAACATTTTAGAGATGCCCATAGCAAACCTCAACGACAGTAAAGAGTGAACAGTAACAATGACAGTTAGAAGATTGCAAAACCATCGAGTTGAAACACCCGATCGAGATTGCTAGATGATTCTGCTAATTATCAGGACACCTCCCCCGATTCGTTCGCGAAGAACGTGATTTTTTAAGCTTTTTCAAAGTACGTTGTGAAGTGAAATACTTCGCAATGTGGATTGTTGCTGTTTGTAATGAAATCGATCGATACAATCAACATGTTGTGGTCTGTTGACTTACCTCATAGTTTAAACCGATCGATTGGGGTTTGGGGAATTCGTTGTGATTCTTGATATCCGATCCCCTAGGCACGGCTACAAGCTCCTAGCTCAATGAGGTCTTCAGTCTGTTTTGATAGATCACACCAAAATTATGGCGCGATCGCCCCCTTAGACTCCGCTTGCTTTTGCGTCTACGACTTGTCCCTACCCTGGAGTAATCTGGGTGCTGACCTAGGCGAAAATACTAGGATGACAGGTTAAATAAGCAAAGATGCTCCTCCCAAGGGTTCTCTAGCAACTTCACCAGATCCTCAAAAATCCTCCTTGACAGTTTTGGTGATATTAACTATAAATAGAAAGTAAGGAGGGTGCTCCCGAGGGTGCTCCCACTCTGAACCCATCTAGCACACTGCTGGGATGCCGTTTGAAGACAGTTCTGTTCAATTCAGTTCTGTTTAATGCAGTTGCCATGCAGCCTTGAAAGCAGTCTTGAATATCATGATCCTAAAGAGAGCAATATTATGCCAGTTTTAGAAATGCGATCGGAGGACACCAGTCTCCTAACTGATTTATATCAACTGACGATGGCAGCTTGCTATGTGGGGGAGGGGCTTGATCAGCGCACCGCGAGCTTTGAACTGTTTGTGCGGCGGTTGCCAGCGGGATTTGGCTACTTAATTGCCATGGGCTTAGAGGAAGCATTAGCCTATTTGGAATCGCTCCAGTTCACTCCCCAACACATTGCAGCGCTTCAGCAAACGGGGATTTTTGACCATGCACCCGATCGGTTTTGGCAACTGTTGGAAAGTGCCAAATTTACGGGGGAGATCTGGGCGGTGCCAGAAGGAACAGCAGTCTTTGCCAATGAACCGTTATTACGGGTGGAAGCCCCCCTCTGGCAAGCGCAACTGGTGGAAACCTATTTGCTGAATGTGATTAATTATCAAACCTTAATTGCCAGTCGATCGACCCGAATTCGGGATGCGGCAGGGCCAGAGGCGCATTTACTGGAGTTTGGGACCCGCCGCGCGTTTAGTCCCCAGGCGGCTCTGTGGGCTGCCCGAGCCGCTATCGCCGCAGGATTTGATGCAACCTCGAATGTGCTAGCGGCCATGAAAATGGGACAGAAGCCAGTGGGAACCATGGCCCATGCGTTAGTGATGGCATTGGGGGCGATCGAAGGCAGTGAGCAGGAAGCCTTTTCAGCCTTTCACCGTTATTTTCCCAATGCTCCTCTTTTGATTGACACCTACGATGTGATTCATGCCGCAGAAGCCTTGCGCGATCGCATTGCTAACCATGATATAAGTCTATCGGGCGTGCGGATTGATTCCGGTGATTTAGTTACCCTATCCCAAAAGGTACGGGAACTGCTGCCGACGGTCAATATCTTTGCCAGTGGGGACTTGGATGAATTTCGGATTACAGAATTGCAAGCCGCAGGTGCGTGCATTGACGGTTATGGCATTGGCACGCAATTGGTGACTGGAGCTCCAGTGAATGGCGTGTATAAGCTGGTGGACATC contains:
- a CDS encoding PBP1A family penicillin-binding protein; translation: MSSNTFPSQPQNSDSPFQFLGAVTKVTGATLLGITMLTSSVIAGGLVGLAISFRNLPDVRVLRNYTPSETTHIYDIKGKPLASLHGEANREVMPLNHFSPHLKRAVLAIEDSYFFTHKGVNPSSVGRALKANFSKGETVEGGSTLTMQLVKNLFLSPQRAFSRKVAEAVLALRIEQVFSKDQIFEMYLNQVYWGHNTYGAETAARSYFGKSASELNLAESAMMAGLIQAPEALSPFLDMKAATRRQHIVLQRMKDLQWITEAEEKEARNYSIKLGKITSFQRSEIPYVTEAIVQELTKKFGRDMILKGGLRIQATIDTKLQRIAEETVRRGIQNLNGSGVYADQMALVSVDPRTHYVKAMVGGVDYKKSQYNRATQALRQPGSSFKPFVYYAAFASGKYAPDSTVMDTPVGYPDGYDMYYPQNYDRTFSGAISIRRALEVSRNIPAVRLGQEVGLNKVVEICRSIGIKSPIDPVISLPLGSVDITPLEMANAYATFASNGWYADPTLIAQATDSRGAIVLDNRPKPRLVLDSWSAAAVNDVLQGVITRGTATSANIGRPAAGKTGTTSSERDIWFVGYVPQLSTAVWVGNDDYSPLGYGATGGTFVAPIWRDFMAQAVKDLPVERFRPPSDFPRP
- a CDS encoding DNA double-strand break repair nuclease NurA — translated: MLDFNQLARQMQGISQHLVTESTALRQKLDYAKILMEQAQLCQTELVERQAQWHDRLVFTAAVPIEPLETRQEIAIAPSAHTVIATDGSQISPSHHEIAYCYLINIGRIILYYGQGKQPLLDSLPEVFYRPEDLYVSRQWGIRTEEWMGYCRTVSETQVLAELAQAIVHPASMQMDDWGEIDRVTGDVDNHQLSLLNAIEGASLDALSHPKPLEAQPSQPSSPIESQSPKVPSSLQVPTIALVDGSLIYWFLEPLPTEARDRILQPILQAWQQLRSLKIPLVGYVSASRSGEALNFLRLQTCPYQTPDCLNHCSQLPDKLPCQVLDPVRDVALWSQLLEPGQRSPLWRSSARIQDFYGDQGIYFCYLHVGSEVARVEVPEWVAIEPEMLNTALSLVLTQVQKGYGYPVALAEAHNQAVVRGGDRSRFFALLEQQMIKAGLRNVGTSYKEARKRGSIA
- the tyrS gene encoding tyrosine--tRNA ligase → MTDFAWLHRGTSEIFPSQPDSTNPDENLEQRLLQSDRPLRIKLGIDPTGSDIHLGHSIPVRKLRAFQDAGHTAVLIIGDFTARIGDPTGKSEVRKQLTEADVAANAKTYLDQVRPILDFDTPGRLEIRYNSEWLSGLDLSKILELLGTMTVGQMLAKEGFSERYEKGNPIFLHEFLYPLMQGFDSVAVQADVELGGTDQKFNIAVGRDLQRHFGQRPQFGLLMPILLGTDGVQKMSKSLNNYVALTEDALTMYSKLEKTPDSLLANYFTLLTKLDRSTLPDNPREQQKLLALDVVSQYHGAAAAEQAQRDAANLVGGSTQAESVPEFSLAAIEFPVKLFYLTSAAGLCKSSSDARRQIQGGGVKLSGEKASDPNLSFDSAAELYGQVLQFGKNKFVRFVP
- a CDS encoding nicotinate phosphoribosyltransferase, with amino-acid sequence MPVLEMRSEDTSLLTDLYQLTMAACYVGEGLDQRTASFELFVRRLPAGFGYLIAMGLEEALAYLESLQFTPQHIAALQQTGIFDHAPDRFWQLLESAKFTGEIWAVPEGTAVFANEPLLRVEAPLWQAQLVETYLLNVINYQTLIASRSTRIRDAAGPEAHLLEFGTRRAFSPQAALWAARAAIAAGFDATSNVLAAMKMGQKPVGTMAHALVMALGAIEGSEQEAFSAFHRYFPNAPLLIDTYDVIHAAEALRDRIANHDISLSGVRIDSGDLVTLSQKVRELLPTVNIFASGDLDEFRITELQAAGACIDGYGIGTQLVTGAPVNGVYKLVDIDGIPVMKESAGKMTYPGRKQIFRSYEHGLIHHDRLGLITEAPLSGEVPLLQPVMKQGERLQPVKSLAEIAETTARSMTSLPPEVRQIQQPSPVIPQLSEALQHLLSQTQNRLQATHASPA